In one Flammeovirga yaeyamensis genomic region, the following are encoded:
- a CDS encoding ROK family protein yields MRNICIDLGGTNIKAGIIENDQLLYSCSAPSMSDQSFLKVVLVLEELIDQLLEKTKTQIDSIGGIGLCMPGIVDVDNNRVLAINAKHEEAIQFDFNGWANTTYQLPIVMENDARTALVGEWQQGEGRGTDDIVMMTLGTGIGGAAMINGKLLHGKHYQAGCLGGHFTVDINGSQCNCGNIGCVESQSASWRLPSLIEETPGGKELLKQESTIDFKRLFDLTREGNQVAKNVVENIMKVWSAGIVNMIHAYDPDRVIVSGGIMNSKDIILPFMQEWVDKYAWTANHRVEVKASIDTENIALWGINYLVNEKINQQVNDSV; encoded by the coding sequence ATGAGAAACATCTGTATAGATCTCGGAGGAACCAATATTAAGGCAGGGATTATTGAAAACGATCAACTATTGTATTCATGTTCAGCTCCCTCTATGTCGGATCAATCCTTTTTAAAAGTAGTCTTAGTACTAGAAGAATTGATTGATCAACTTTTAGAAAAAACCAAAACTCAGATCGATAGTATTGGTGGTATTGGTTTATGTATGCCCGGTATTGTTGATGTGGATAATAACAGGGTCTTAGCCATTAATGCCAAACATGAGGAGGCGATTCAATTCGATTTCAACGGTTGGGCGAACACCACTTATCAGTTGCCTATTGTGATGGAAAACGATGCAAGAACAGCTCTTGTAGGAGAGTGGCAACAGGGTGAAGGAAGAGGAACTGATGATATTGTGATGATGACTTTGGGAACAGGTATCGGTGGGGCAGCCATGATCAATGGAAAACTATTGCATGGAAAGCATTATCAAGCGGGTTGTTTAGGCGGACATTTTACGGTTGATATTAACGGAAGCCAATGTAACTGTGGAAATATTGGCTGTGTAGAATCTCAATCGGCGTCTTGGAGATTACCATCTTTAATTGAAGAAACCCCAGGAGGAAAAGAACTGCTCAAACAAGAATCAACGATCGATTTCAAAAGATTATTTGATTTAACCCGAGAGGGAAATCAAGTGGCTAAAAATGTAGTGGAGAACATCATGAAAGTTTGGTCTGCAGGAATTGTCAACATGATTCACGCCTACGATCCAGATAGGGTAATTGTAAGTGGTGGCATCATGAATTCCAAAGATATCATTTTGCCTTTCATGCAAGAGTGGGTAGATAAATATGCTTGGACTGCCAATCATCGTGTAGAAGTAAAAGCATCTATTGATACTGAAAATATAGCCCTGTGGGGTATCAACTATTTAGTGAACGAAAAAATTAATCAACAAGTCAATGACAGCGTTTAA
- a CDS encoding glucose-6-phosphate isomerase family protein, producing the protein MPTIQLEITSGKLAGEGVITAQKKLSQLENVFQDEATRKSMDQDQLIYEVQAYMPVEEGKEGGLYFGNSTIFPGKVNNEYFMTRGHFHTKLDTAEYYWCIQGKGALILMDEEGKTWLEEMTPGSVHYIPGKIAHRVANTGDEKLVFNACWPSEAGHDYATIEKDGFGARLMEVDGKPQLVQNKKEMV; encoded by the coding sequence ATGCCAACTATACAATTAGAAATTACATCAGGAAAATTAGCAGGTGAGGGAGTCATCACTGCTCAAAAAAAATTAAGTCAATTGGAAAATGTGTTCCAAGACGAAGCTACTCGAAAATCGATGGACCAAGACCAATTAATTTATGAGGTGCAAGCTTACATGCCTGTAGAGGAAGGCAAAGAAGGTGGGTTGTATTTTGGGAATTCTACCATTTTTCCAGGGAAAGTCAACAACGAATATTTCATGACTCGAGGCCATTTTCATACAAAGTTAGATACGGCAGAATATTACTGGTGTATTCAAGGGAAGGGTGCTTTGATTCTAATGGATGAAGAAGGCAAAACTTGGTTAGAAGAAATGACTCCAGGATCTGTGCATTACATCCCTGGAAAAATTGCACATAGAGTAGCCAACACCGGAGATGAGAAGCTAGTTTTCAATGCATGTTGGCCATCAGAGGCTGGACACGATTACGCCACTATTGAAAAAGACGGTTTTGGAGCAAGATTGATGGAAGTGGATGGAAAACCTCAGTTAGTGCAAAATAAAAAGGAGATGGTATGA
- a CDS encoding PKD domain-containing protein: MSSQLQAQWKNANPGHGGQLQHVVCDPNIDGRMYLCSDMEGYYYSEDYGQKWHYVHSSPFNNVFNIAVAPSNSNTMLLGATNGFAVSKDQGDTWTVQEGFKNIPISAMAIDPSDENNMYVAPSWLEDVVGHFSQNGEKAMYYSNDRGSTWNKKVFSGVSGERNVNTITVHPTNGEVLLAATEGLFLSSDNGANWNKLESPSNTSLCRGADITPDGEWVYALYVRNDNNSGLYVRKYNETTWTELDANGLLQTKNQTHWRPLISKTSTATEHFMLMGTFKRGGNGTENALLEGRFTVAGDVVSGEVVEVFKNPGMEIQDIGWNDYQGVSRTYDYYPASWTNHSFTRGAFIMSQQSAYVGDVTETTTWNCVTSTYVKTLNGRRFYKTNGTASTYNWDMVGYKNYIAQLMGDNGIVESYDGGDTWNQPTIVFQGNWNADAGDVVLKEGHDPLLLVGTANGFGGAQSEWSGKFLMKTLTNLSGPSDQYKVLIDGKSQDLKGLGDQNRISSIHSDPLKPERVYISTIGGAYVTDDIFELIEDNSDYYFRKISNGEANSQGRKIFSDPNDSNIVYLRCGNGTFRGQRQSNGEYTWTKLLINGSSNGLDGQWGSNGDMAIWSHGNKSYLLVTKGNSSNVDYELHLSDDKGENFTKVVDRAMAEPFGMPEWVSIYNNKTGFGGLAGKENEFYFTFHVRENGEQMSNGISFFKATIGTDLSDITLEDLTGTKGQNDLEYPLARRGKIWKDENNKEHLYIATMGTGLWMLPLQSETQPVGVIETNQNHSQVPVEVEFDGSNSYASSGRTITAYEWTFNDEVISTTDKATITFQEDGAYSIYLKVTDDTGESNTVTYRFVGVNDNVKTVITASETMGYAPLYVKLDGESSSSDQGEIVGYTWYHDSETVGTSSSLNVDFQTAGEYLYVLEAEDVNGRKALDSLVIQVYDYDDGKIYQTMFTEDLEGYVYTGVFDWEVWVGAPKYGTLADDNVTKIHYGPQWGIHGSSGYPNASGNYSAFIQANGVFSLEDLDVSGVDNVRLSFGMMKCSVIDGEALQNEDDGESIRFEYSTDGVTWTEVSLSGHFDYVNEQNSVWYWVELDEEIPSVDNLRLRWTKLDDSDPYNTLWRVDDITFQSASTLELKAPTVTISASSLEIDRNESATYQAEVLGTASTIEWDFKNEETASGLGPHDVVYTDAGNYEVTVNVSNSKAQVAKSASLTVNNSFGSIEAELSVDKEKAYNIDDVTYSITHNADGNLQYKWTFGEAIKHSEATEYITEVTTTTPSVTIQYLEPGMKSINVTIITNDNKHFDFFGEDIIEIEIIDLLSIDDIHKYGVKVYPNPIENDFRIKGISSGSYQVINQIGQVVWEGQFQELETITLEIPKGIYFMKISDGEKVMTHKFIRK; the protein is encoded by the coding sequence ATGAGTAGTCAATTACAAGCACAATGGAAAAATGCAAACCCCGGGCACGGGGGGCAATTACAACATGTAGTTTGCGATCCGAATATTGACGGAAGAATGTACTTATGTAGCGATATGGAAGGCTACTATTATTCTGAAGATTACGGTCAGAAATGGCATTATGTTCATTCTTCGCCTTTTAATAATGTCTTCAATATTGCTGTGGCTCCTTCAAATTCTAACACCATGTTATTGGGAGCAACGAATGGTTTTGCAGTATCAAAAGATCAAGGGGATACTTGGACGGTCCAAGAAGGTTTTAAAAACATTCCGATCTCTGCAATGGCCATCGATCCTTCAGACGAAAACAATATGTATGTGGCTCCATCTTGGTTGGAGGATGTGGTGGGGCACTTCTCTCAAAATGGAGAAAAAGCAATGTATTATTCTAATGATAGAGGATCTACATGGAACAAAAAAGTATTTAGTGGTGTGAGCGGAGAGCGTAATGTAAATACCATTACTGTACATCCAACAAATGGAGAAGTTCTTTTAGCGGCTACAGAAGGTTTATTCTTATCATCTGATAATGGTGCGAACTGGAATAAATTAGAATCACCATCAAATACTTCTTTATGTAGAGGAGCAGACATTACTCCTGATGGTGAATGGGTGTATGCGTTATACGTAAGAAATGATAATAACTCTGGTTTGTATGTCAGAAAATATAACGAAACCACTTGGACAGAGTTAGATGCCAATGGGTTACTTCAAACAAAAAATCAAACACACTGGCGACCACTTATTTCTAAAACAAGTACAGCAACAGAGCATTTCATGTTAATGGGTACATTTAAGAGAGGTGGAAATGGAACAGAAAACGCTTTACTAGAAGGAAGATTTACAGTGGCAGGAGATGTTGTATCTGGCGAAGTGGTAGAAGTGTTCAAAAATCCAGGAATGGAGATTCAAGATATTGGTTGGAACGATTATCAAGGCGTCTCTAGAACGTATGATTATTATCCTGCATCATGGACGAATCATTCGTTTACTAGAGGTGCTTTTATCATGTCTCAACAATCAGCTTATGTTGGGGATGTGACGGAAACGACGACTTGGAATTGTGTGACATCAACCTATGTGAAAACATTAAATGGTCGCCGTTTTTATAAAACAAATGGTACGGCATCTACTTATAACTGGGACATGGTGGGCTACAAAAACTACATCGCTCAATTAATGGGTGATAATGGTATTGTAGAAAGTTATGATGGTGGTGATACCTGGAATCAACCCACAATTGTGTTCCAAGGCAATTGGAATGCAGATGCAGGTGATGTAGTGTTAAAAGAAGGACATGATCCATTATTATTAGTAGGTACGGCGAATGGTTTTGGTGGGGCACAATCGGAGTGGTCAGGTAAGTTCTTGATGAAAACACTGACGAATTTATCGGGACCATCTGATCAATATAAAGTATTAATTGACGGAAAATCACAAGATTTAAAAGGTTTAGGCGACCAAAACCGTATTTCAAGTATTCATTCAGATCCATTGAAACCTGAAAGAGTATACATATCTACAATTGGTGGTGCTTATGTAACTGATGATATTTTTGAATTAATCGAGGACAATAGCGACTATTATTTCAGAAAGATTTCGAATGGAGAAGCGAATAGTCAGGGTAGAAAAATATTCTCTGATCCTAATGATTCGAACATCGTTTATTTGAGATGTGGAAATGGTACATTTAGAGGACAACGTCAGTCGAATGGAGAATATACTTGGACGAAATTATTGATCAATGGATCATCAAATGGTTTGGATGGACAGTGGGGATCGAACGGTGATATGGCCATTTGGTCTCATGGAAATAAGAGTTACTTATTAGTGACAAAAGGGAATTCATCCAATGTAGATTACGAATTGCATTTGTCGGATGATAAAGGTGAAAACTTTACCAAGGTAGTAGATCGTGCAATGGCAGAACCTTTTGGAATGCCTGAATGGGTGAGTATTTATAATAATAAAACTGGTTTTGGAGGTTTAGCAGGTAAGGAAAACGAGTTTTACTTTACTTTCCATGTACGTGAAAATGGAGAGCAAATGTCGAACGGTATTTCATTCTTTAAAGCAACAATAGGAACGGATCTTTCGGATATCACTTTAGAAGATTTAACTGGTACAAAAGGACAAAACGATTTAGAATATCCTTTAGCAAGAAGAGGTAAAATTTGGAAAGACGAAAACAATAAAGAACACCTTTATATTGCCACAATGGGTACAGGTCTTTGGATGCTACCGTTACAATCAGAAACGCAACCAGTAGGTGTTATAGAAACCAATCAAAATCACAGTCAAGTACCTGTAGAAGTAGAATTTGATGGAAGTAATTCTTATGCTTCATCAGGAAGAACAATTACTGCCTACGAGTGGACGTTCAACGACGAAGTGATCTCTACAACAGATAAAGCAACTATTACTTTTCAGGAAGATGGTGCTTATTCAATCTATCTAAAAGTAACTGATGATACTGGAGAATCAAACACTGTAACTTATCGCTTTGTGGGTGTAAACGATAATGTGAAGACAGTCATTACAGCATCAGAAACAATGGGTTATGCACCTTTGTATGTGAAATTAGATGGAGAATCATCCTCAAGTGATCAGGGTGAAATTGTAGGCTATACATGGTATCACGATAGTGAAACTGTAGGCACATCCTCTTCTCTAAATGTTGATTTCCAAACTGCTGGAGAATATTTATATGTCTTGGAAGCTGAAGATGTCAATGGCAGAAAAGCATTGGATTCTTTAGTAATTCAAGTGTATGATTACGATGATGGGAAAATATATCAAACCATGTTCACAGAAGACCTGGAAGGATATGTGTACACAGGTGTCTTCGACTGGGAAGTATGGGTAGGAGCACCTAAATACGGAACCTTGGCAGATGATAATGTTACGAAAATTCATTACGGGCCACAATGGGGAATTCATGGAAGTTCAGGTTATCCTAATGCTTCGGGCAATTACTCTGCTTTTATTCAAGCCAATGGAGTATTTTCATTAGAAGATTTAGATGTATCTGGAGTAGATAATGTCAGATTATCTTTTGGAATGATGAAGTGTTCTGTTATTGATGGAGAGGCACTTCAAAATGAAGACGATGGGGAAAGTATCCGATTTGAATATTCCACGGATGGAGTGACTTGGACAGAAGTGTCATTGTCAGGTCACTTTGATTATGTGAATGAACAGAATTCAGTTTGGTATTGGGTAGAATTGGATGAAGAAATTCCATCGGTAGATAATTTACGTTTACGTTGGACCAAGCTAGATGATAGTGATCCATACAATACACTTTGGAGAGTGGATGATATTACTTTTCAATCGGCATCTACTTTAGAATTAAAAGCACCAACCGTAACGATTTCTGCATCATCATTAGAAATTGATAGAAACGAATCGGCGACTTACCAAGCGGAGGTTTTGGGTACTGCAAGTACTATTGAATGGGATTTTAAAAATGAAGAGACAGCTTCAGGACTTGGACCTCATGATGTAGTGTATACCGATGCGGGTAACTATGAGGTAACAGTAAATGTGAGTAACTCAAAGGCTCAAGTTGCTAAATCAGCTTCTCTAACGGTAAATAATAGTTTTGGAAGTATAGAAGCAGAACTCTCTGTAGATAAAGAAAAGGCCTACAATATAGATGATGTTACATATTCTATCACACATAATGCAGATGGTAATCTTCAATATAAATGGACTTTTGGAGAAGCGATCAAACACTCGGAAGCAACTGAATATATTACAGAAGTGACGACCACAACTCCATCTGTTACCATACAGTATTTAGAACCTGGTATGAAATCAATAAATGTGACCATCATCACAAATGATAATAAGCATTTTGATTTTTTCGGAGAGGATATAATTGAGATTGAAATAATAGACTTATTATCAATAGATGACATCCATAAATATGGGGTGAAAGTGTATCCCAACCCAATAGAAAATGATTTTAGAATCAAAGGTATATCATCAGGATCTTATCAAGTGATCAACCAAATAGGACAGGTCGTTTGGGAAGGACAATTCCAAGAATTAGAAACGATAACCTTGGAAATTCCGAAGGGGATTTATTTCATGAAAATATCGGATGGGGAGAAGGTAATGACCCATAAATTTATTCGAAAATAA